The sequence AACAGGTAGAGCGTCAGTTTGTTGCAGACCAAGTGCATGACTATTTTGAGATGATATATATTGTATCAGGAGCAGGCAATCACTTTAAAGAGAAAGTAAAAATCCCATTTGTGGCTGGCGATTTATTTGTTGTCAGAACAGGCGAAGAACATTCTTTTGACATCATCGAACCTTCGGAGGTGATTTTGATAAGAGTTACAGAAAAAGCCCGCCTCAAACTCAAAGAACTCATAGACAACTCCAACGGAAAAGCAGTTGCTTTGTTCAAAGCGCAATTACCCATCAATCCTAAAGTTGCATTTTCGGGCAAAGACCGCACCCTTGCCGAGCAGATTTTAACGATTTTGTGCCAGTTGAGCGAAGATATTGTCTGCAACGAAAACCTATGTTATTTCCAGTTGATTTGTTTGGTCGGCATTATCGAACGCAATTTGGATTACCCGCATCGGGAAACACTTCCGCCACAAAAAAATATTTCTTTGATTCTCAAACACATACACAAACATTTACTTTCGCCTCAAATGCTTGGTTTAGAATACATTGCCGAAAAATTTAATACCACACCCAACCAATTGGGGATTTATTTTCGGAAGCAAACGGGCAAGGCCGTCAAGCAATACATCACGGAACATCGCTTGGAGTTGATAGGCGAAAAAGTTGCCAAAACGGAACTATCTTTTTCGGAAATAGCGCACCTATTTGGCTATACGGACGAGAGC is a genomic window of Flexibacter flexilis DSM 6793 containing:
- a CDS encoding helix-turn-helix domain-containing protein — translated: MAKKDQQYVPVFVQRQQVERQFVADQVHDYFEMIYIVSGAGNHFKEKVKIPFVAGDLFVVRTGEEHSFDIIEPSEVILIRVTEKARLKLKELIDNSNGKAVALFKAQLPINPKVAFSGKDRTLAEQILTILCQLSEDIVCNENLCYFQLICLVGIIERNLDYPHRETLPPQKNISLILKHIHKHLLSPQMLGLEYIAEKFNTTPNQLGIYFRKQTGKAVKQYITEHRLELIGEKVAKTELSFSEIAHLFGYTDESHFYKSFKKCYGQSPSQYRQQHKTLS